A genomic segment from Lutzomyia longipalpis isolate SR_M1_2022 chromosome 3, ASM2433408v1 encodes:
- the LOC129791517 gene encoding tigger transposable element-derived protein 1-like — MSANKEKNGKSSRKSISIDEKRAIAAMKDEGKRPSEIAAFFNLLRSTITTILAKDAIKNEKVAKGREKNHDITPDYLIMEHAMRYGELEQQYPLSSSFEFQATKGWFHNFRMRTKIHNVRLPGKPGDVDFDAAEVCKDEIWSIVQEEGYSMEQIFNVDDTAVFWKKMPNRTYITKDKMKVPGPKPRKERLSLLLEANDSGTLKLKPLLIYHSKMPHAFSRQKIDGAKLPVT, encoded by the exons ATGTCAGCAAACAAGGAGAAAAATGGGAAGAGCTCCAGAAAATCCATCTCAATTGATGAGAAAAGGGCCATTGCTGCAATGAAAGATGAAGGGAAAAGGCCATCAGAAATTGCAGCATTCTTCAACTTGCTCAGGAGCACCATCACAACTATATTGGCCAAGGATGCGATCAAAAATGAGAAGGTGGCCAAAGGA AGGGAGAAAAACCACGACATCACTCCTGACTATCTAATCATGGAACACGCCATGAGGTACGGGGAGTTGGAGCAGCAGTATCCATTATCATCTTCCTTCGAATTCCAGGCCACTAAGGGGTGGTTCCACAACTTTAGAATGCGGACAAAAATCCACAATGTCCGTTTGCCCGGGAAGCCTGGTGATGTGGATTTCGATGCTGCGGAAGTCTGCAAGGATGAGATCTGGAGTATAGTGCAGGAAGAAGGCTACTCCATGGagcaaatttttaatgtcGATGATACAGCTGTTTTCTGGAAGAAAATGCCCAATAGGACGTATATTACCAAAGACAAGATGAAAGTCCCTGGACCGAAACCTAGGAAAGAACGGCTGTCGCTCCTTTTGGAAGCGAATGATTCCGGGACTTTGAAATTGAAGCCTCTCCTAATATACCATTCAAAGATGCCTCATGCATTCTCCCGTCAGAAAATTGATGGTGCGAAACTCCCGGTGACatga
- the LOC129793218 gene encoding protein immune deficiency, translating to MKVVKVPEEVRISVKNSPEKMSKVSEIFSNIFTRTAKSGTGSSSKGTQGVLKTDAGPIAPRTDEEIEEAVLEERNNSETSFPSIPPTPIPSLEITRQESQISVPETPSPLLPIPGGSGMDHGRRKDQLGLAQVNNTQACNVFQFTNVNNLHIGSVFNITTEAGGAEGGRRTSPRPRVTENGERIFRKTPSIDAMMKSQERLEHEHIEIIATHLGEDWRNVARDLGYSQGQIDQLLEDNHINGIKEVIYQMILGWTQDDTTATLGRITEILWRRRPHQEVVYYLKEYWKRNNKTKARRQSEVSAESTE from the coding sequence atgaaaGTCGTGAAAGTACCGGAAGAAGTGcgaatttcagtgaaaaattctcCAGAAAAAATGTCCAAAGTCTCagagattttctcaaatatctTCACAAGAACTGCCAAATCGGGCACCGGAAGTAGCTCCAAGGGTACTCAGGGGGTACTCAAAACAGATGCTGGTCCCATTGCACCGAGAACAGATGAAGAAATCGAGGAAGCTGTGCTGGAAGAGCGAAATAATTCTGAGACATCCTTCCCTTCCATCCCCCCCACACCGATTCCATCACTTGAGATCACACGGCAGGAATCACAGATCAGTGTCCCAGAGACACCATCACCTCTCCTGCCCATTCCTGGGGGTTCGGGAATGGATCATGGCAGAAGGAAGGATCAGTTGGGATTGGCTCAGGTGAACAACACTCAAGCATGCAATGTCTTCCAATTCACGAATGTCAATAATCTGCACATTGGATCAGTTTTCAACATTACCACAGAGGCAGGAGGAGCTGAGGGTGGAAGGAGAACCTCTCCCAGACCCAGAGTAACGGAGAATGGTGAGAGAATCTTTAGGAAGACACCTTCAATTGATGCAATGATGAAGAGTCAGGAGAGGCTGGAGCATGAGCATATTGAAATTATTGCTACTCACCTTGGAGAAGACTGGAGGAATGTGGCACGAGATCTGGGATATTCTCAGGGACAGATTGATCAACTCCTGGAGGATAATCACATCAATGGCATCAAAGAAGTGATTTATCAGATGATCCTCGGATGGACCCAAGACGACACAACTGCCACCCTTGGGAGGATTACGGAGATCTTATGGCGGAGACGACCACACCAGGAGGTTGTCTACTATCTCAAGGAGTACTGGAAGCGAAATAATAAAACCAAAGCTCGCCGACAATCTGAAGTGAGTGCCGAATCAACCGAATAA
- the LOC129793259 gene encoding cytochrome c oxidase subunit 7C, mitochondrial-like has protein sequence MLGRASTLVRSTLSNSIRYGSHGGVPGENLPFQLHNRYRLTAWFCVFFGSGLALPFLVVRHQLLKK, from the exons ATGCTTGGACGTGCATCAACGCTGGTCAGGAGCACCCTCAGCAACTCCATTCGCTATGGATCACACGGTGGAGTTCCGGGAGAG AATCTGCCCTTCCAGCTCCACAATAGATACCGCCTTACAGCGTGGTTCTGCGTTTTCTTCGGATCCGGACTTGCCTTGCCATTCTTGGTTGTCAGGCACCAGCTGCTGAAGAAGTAA
- the LOC129793184 gene encoding probable methylcrotonoyl-CoA carboxylase beta chain, mitochondrial yields MIQHSRLLVRSLGFRWSALGVRGVHIGEANVIGTPVNASAPEYQENFTSMTQVVDELKKTTAEALKGGGEVAVQRHTSKGKLLARQRIDLLLDKGSPFLELSTLAGHELYEKEVVNCGGIVTGIGRIQGRECMIVANDATVKGGTYYPVTVKKHLRAQEIAQENRLPCVYLVDSGGANLPRQADVFPDKMHFGRIFYNQANMSALGISQVAVVMGSCTAGGAYVPAMADESIIVRQQGTIFLAGPPLVKAATGEVVSAEDLGGADLHCKTSGVTDHYATDDQHALYLARQVIGNLNHSSSNAYSDNLSLSSTISVGGSPGAAEKIPIEEPRFDAKEIYGIVGSNLTKTFDVREVIARIFDGSRFTEFKKMYGDTLVCGYARLYGNLVGVIGNNGVLFSESALKGAHFIQLCAQRRIPLIFLQNITGFMVGRDAEAHGIAKNGAKMVTAVACANVPKLTVLIGGSYGAGNYGMCGRAYSPRFLYMWPNSRISVMGGSQAAGVLAQITEEQHKRSGKPWTEEQSEKLKRPIIERFEHEGSPYYSTARLWDDGIIDPADTRRVLGLSLSAALNNPGDATRFGVFRM; encoded by the exons atGATCCAGCATTCTAGGCTACTTGTTCGATCCCTTGGGTTCCGCTGGTCGGCCCTTGGGGTCCGTGGTGTTCATATTGGGGAGGCAAATGTCATTGGAACACCTGTGAATGCCTCTGCGCCAGAATATCAG GAAAACTTCACTAGTATGACCCAGGTGGTTGATGAGCTGAAGAAAACCACAGCGGAAGCACTAAAAGGTGGCGGAGAGGTTGCTGTGCAGAGGCATACGTCGAAAGGAAAGCTCTTGGCACGACAGAGGATTGATCTTCTGCTGGACAAGGGTTCCCCGTTCCTGGAATTGAGCACCCTGGCTGGGCATGAGCTGTATGAGAAGGAAGTTGTCAATTGTGGGGGTATTGTGACGGGAATTGGAAGGATTCAGGGGAGGGAATGCATGATTGTGGCCAATGATGCCACCGTAAAAGGGGGTACGTACTACCCAGTGACAGTCAAGAAACACTTGCGTGCCCAGGAGATTGCTCAAGAGAATAGACTTCCTTGTGTTTATCTTGTTGATTCCGGTGGAGCTAATCTTCCACGACAGGCGGATGTTTTTCCcgacaaaatgcattttggaCGCATTTTCTACAATCAG GCCAATATGTCCGCCTTGGGGATATCCCAGGTGGCCGTTGTGATGGGCAGCTGTACAGCTGGTGGTGCCTACGTGCCAGCAATGGCAGATGAGAGTATCATTGTACGTCAGCAGGGAACAATCTTCCTGGCAGGACCACCACTCGTGAAAGCCGCCACTGGCGAAGTTGTTTCCGCTGAAGATCTCGGTGGGGCGGATTTGCACTGCAAAACATCCGGTGTAACGGATCACTACGCTACTGATGATCAGCATGCTCTCTACCTTGCCCGCCAGGTGATTGGAAACCTCAATCATTCCTCATCGAATGCCTACAGCGATAACCTCAGCCTCTCTTCCACCATTTCCGTTGGTGGAAGCCCTGGGGCTGCGGAGAAAATTCCCATTGAGGAGCCACGATTCGATGCAAAGGAAATCTACGGCATTGTGGGGTCGAATTTGACGAAAACCTTCGATGTCCGGGAGGTGATTGCGCGCATTTTTGACGGAAGTAGATTCACGGAGTTCAAAAAGATGTACGGAGACACGCTCGTGTGTGGCTATGCACGTCTCTATGGGAATCTCGTGGGTGTCATTGGGAATAATGGGGTTCTCTTCTCGGAGAGTGCCCTCAAGGGGGCCCACTTCATTCAACTCTGTGCCCAAAGACGTATACCACTGATCTTCCTTCAGAACATTACAG GCTTCATGGTTGGACGTGATGCTGAAGCGCATGGAATTGCCAAGAATGGTGCGAAAATGGTGACAGCTGTGGCGTGTGCCAACGTACCCAAATTGACTGTCCTAATTGGCGGTTCATACGGTGCTGGAAACTACGGGATGTGTGGTCGTGCGTACTCCCCGAGATTCCTCTATATGTGGCCAAATTCCCGAATTTCCGTCATGGGAGGCAGTCAGGCGGCTGGTGTTCTGGCCCAAATTACAGAGGAGCAGCACAAGCGCAGTGGGAAACCCTGGACGGAGGAGCAGAGTGAGAAGCTCAAGCGCCCCATTATTGAGCGATTTGAGCACGAAGGTTCCCCCTACTACAGCACAGCTCGTCTCTGGGATGATGGAATCATCGATCCGGCAGACACAAGGCGCGTTCTAGGCCTTAGCCTAAGTGCTGCTCTGAACAATCCCGGAGATGC